The genomic segment AAGCTTAGATTAAAAATCCGGCTTTATCAAGTTCCAGAATTGCTAGATCGATTTGTTCTTTTGTATCTGCTTCAAGGGTGTGCAAATGTGTTCCATCAGTCAAACCAGATAGCATAGTTGCGCCAGTTGTCTGTAATTTTTTAATGAATTTTTCGACATCAAAACGGCTTTTCAAATGGAGTGATGCGGTGATTTCTCCATAAATTGGATGGTCTACAATAACATCAACTACTGTTACTCCGTGATCCACTAAAATATTTAACTCCTCGGCAGCTTGTTCTTTATTATGTTTCACAGCAATCACTCGTCTTTCGCCCGAAAAACTTGTTTCCTCGGCAAAAATATATCCTTGTGGAGTCGCCATAATTGGTTCATTTCCCGCTTTGAGTAGCGAAATATCTTGAACAATAACTTGCCGGCTAACATTCGTCCGACTGGCAAGCTGATTCCCAGAAATAGGAGCATCTGCTTCTTTTAGCCATTTTAAAATCAATTGTCTGCGCTTATCACCAAGTATTTTTTTCATCCTATCACCTTTTTCGTAGTAATTTTGCGATTTCCTCATTAAAAATCAAACTATCCCTTAATTCATTTTCTTTTCCAAAAGACAACCGGATAAAACGATTTGCTTCTTCTTCCGTTTTTCCAATAGCAAGTAATGTTCTAGATGGTTTTGTATCGCGTAAACTGCATGCACTTGTCGTTGAAATCTGGATATCAGCTTCATTTAGCGCAAGTAACGCTTCTTGCCCTTGCATATTTGGCAAAGTTAATCCCAAAATAAAAGGCGATGTATTTGGTCCACCTTCGACTGTAATTCGGTCTGTAAGTGCCTCGCAAATACCCCTTTTTAGTTCGCTTATTCTGTTAACTTCTTTTTCTCTAGTTTTCATTATAGCATAGGCAGCAGTCGTAAAGGCAGCAATTGCTGGAACGTTGACTGTACCAGGTCGAAAACCGAATTCATGATGCACATCTGGCAAAAATGATTGAAACGGAAAATCCGGTCTAATATAAAGTAATCCCGCTCCTTTTGGCCCGTATATTTTGTGTGCCGAAATGCTAAAGCTTGTGATATTCGTCAAATCTACCTCTATTTTCCCAAAAGATTGAACTATATCGCTATGAAAATGAACGCCTGCTTCTTTCGCTACCCGGGCTAATTCTGTGATTGGTTGAATGGTGCCGATTTCCGAATTCACATGCTGAACAATTATTAATGCTGTATCTTTTGAAATCATTTTGGTTAATTGATCTGGGTTCACTTCGCCGTTCGTATTTACAGGTAATATTTTGATGCTACACTTTCCGTCCTGTTCAAGAGCTACTAATTGCTGCCAAATCGAGGCGTGTTCAAGAGGACTTACTATAACTTCTTTTTTTGTGGTTGTATGTAGTACAGTTTGAATCGCGATTTGATTGCTTTCTGTACCACCGCTAGTAAAAATAATTCCTCGTGCTGGAACTTTTAACATCTCTGCAAAACTTTCCCGACACTTTTGCAAAAGAGCCGCTGCTTTTGTCCCCGAGTCATGTAAACTTTCCGAATTAGCAAAGAATTCTTTGGATGCCTCACTAAAAACCTTGAGCGCTGCATCACTTATCTGAGTCGTTCCCGCATGATCAAAATAAATCATCTATTTTACCTCCTGAAATTTTTTACTTGAATTTAATTAATTTTTGTGTGATTATAGATGACAAGACAAGTGTATATTCATTAAAGATTATACAATTAATCTAACCTACTATGCAAGAGGTGGAGAAAATGGCGAAGGAACGAATTATCATTATCGGGAGCGGCATTGCAGGGTGTATCGCCGCGCTTCGTTTAATGCAGGAATATGATGTGACAATAATCACAAAAGGAAGTAAAGAAGAAAGCAACTCGATGCTTGCTCAAGGAGGCGTCGCAGCTGCAATGACACAAAATGATTCACCAAAAAAACATTTTAGCGATACGTTCCGAGCTGGATGTTATCATAATAAACCACTTGCTGTCAGAGAGCTTACAACATCAGGACCTATAGTCATTCAAAAACTTATCGCAGCAGGAATGAGTTTTGACCAAGAAAATGGCGAACTTGCTTTAGGACTTGAAGGTGCTCATCAAATGCCACGTATCTTGCATGCTGGTGGGGATCAAACGGGAAAGTTCCTGACTACTTTTTTGCAAAATCAACTGACTAAAATCAATTGGCACGAACATCTAATGGCAACCGAGATAATTAAAGATCACGACCAAGCTATTGGAGTTTGCGCTTTAGATACGAAAAATCAGCTACATACCTTTTACGGAGAACACATTATTTTGGCGACGGGTGGGCTGGGGCAACTTTTTCCGGTGACAACGAATGCTAGAACGATATCAGGGGATGGTTTAGCGCTCGCTTATATTGCTGGGGCAAAACTTGCGGATATGGAATTTATTCAATTTCATCCTACTTTGCTTTATTTGAACGGCCATTGCTATGGACTTATTTCTGAAGCAGTTCGCGGCGAAGGGGCAAAACTAATTCGAAAAGACGGAACAGCAGTGATGGAAGGCGTGCATCCGTCGCTTGATCTTGCGCCACGTGATGTCGTTTCCGCGACGCTCTCCCAAGAAATCGAACATGGAGAATCTGTTTTTTTAGAAATATCTACCGTGAAACATTTCGAGAAACGCTTCCCAGCGATTACAGCTAGCTTAGATAAACACCAAGTCCCTTTTCGCGAAACGAAGCGAATTCCCGTTCATCCGGGCGCACATTTTTTGATGGGAGGCGTTCGCACTGACCTTAATGGAAAAACAAGCATCTCAGGATTGTACGCGATTGGTGAAGTCGCACACACAGGCGTACACGGGGCTAATCGGTTAGCAAGCAATTCATTATTAGAAACACTCGTCTTTGGTGAAAAAGTAGCGGACTACATCGAATCACATCCAGTAAAACAACGAAACCAACCAGTATCCGTTTCAAAACCCAAACTTCTCCAAAGCCCCCATCTACCTGAAAAACAAAAGCTCCAAGAAAAAATTGGCGAAGCTCTTGGAATTACACGAACTGAGGAAAAGCTCACAGAATTTCTCAGCTGGTTAGAAAGCTTTGACACGGCAAACAACAGCTTTGAAGAAGCCGAAATAAGCCATATGTTAATCGTTGCAAAAATCATCGCCACAAGCGCCAAAAAACGCACAGAAAGCCTCGGTGCACATCGAATTTTAAAAGGAGTAATCAAATGAATCCATTACTTATAAATCAAGCAATTCAAGCTTTTTTAGTAGAAGATATTGGTCAACATGATTTAACAGCAGACAGCATTTTTGGAAATGATATTTTAGGTGAAGGAGTTTTTCTAGCTAAAGAAACCGGTGTCGTGTGCGGCGTTGAAATTCCCGGAAAAACATATCAATTCCTTGGAGGTGAAATTGATTATAAGCCATACAAAAAAGATGGTGACCTCGTTCAAGCTGGTGATATTATTGGCGTAGTAACCGCACCTGTCCGTACCTTACTCTCTGCTGAACGCGTCATTTTAAATTTAATGCAAAGAATGAGTGGTATTGCGACACAGACTAACTTTGCCATAAAACAACTGGATGACCCGACAATACGAATTTGTGATACGAGGAAAACAGCTCCTGGTCTCCGCGCCTTCGATAAGCATGCTGTACAGACTGGTGGTGGCTTTAATCATCGAAACGGTCTATATGATGGCGTCATGTTAAAAGATAACCACA from the Listeria seeligeri serovar 1/2b str. SLCC3954 genome contains:
- a CDS encoding transcription repressor NadR, whose product is MKKILGDKRRQLILKWLKEADAPISGNQLASRTNVSRQVIVQDISLLKAGNEPIMATPQGYIFAEETSFSGERRVIAVKHNKEQAAEELNILVDHGVTVVDVIVDHPIYGEITASLHLKSRFDVEKFIKKLQTTGATMLSGLTDGTHLHTLEADTKEQIDLAILELDKAGFLI
- a CDS encoding cysteine desulfurase family protein, producing MIYFDHAGTTQISDAALKVFSEASKEFFANSESLHDSGTKAAALLQKCRESFAEMLKVPARGIIFTSGGTESNQIAIQTVLHTTTKKEVIVSPLEHASIWQQLVALEQDGKCSIKILPVNTNGEVNPDQLTKMISKDTALIIVQHVNSEIGTIQPITELARVAKEAGVHFHSDIVQSFGKIEVDLTNITSFSISAHKIYGPKGAGLLYIRPDFPFQSFLPDVHHEFGFRPGTVNVPAIAAFTTAAYAIMKTREKEVNRISELKRGICEALTDRITVEGGPNTSPFILGLTLPNMQGQEALLALNEADIQISTTSACSLRDTKPSRTLLAIGKTEEEANRFIRLSFGKENELRDSLIFNEEIAKLLRKR
- the nadB gene encoding L-aspartate oxidase, translated to MAKERIIIIGSGIAGCIAALRLMQEYDVTIITKGSKEESNSMLAQGGVAAAMTQNDSPKKHFSDTFRAGCYHNKPLAVRELTTSGPIVIQKLIAAGMSFDQENGELALGLEGAHQMPRILHAGGDQTGKFLTTFLQNQLTKINWHEHLMATEIIKDHDQAIGVCALDTKNQLHTFYGEHIILATGGLGQLFPVTTNARTISGDGLALAYIAGAKLADMEFIQFHPTLLYLNGHCYGLISEAVRGEGAKLIRKDGTAVMEGVHPSLDLAPRDVVSATLSQEIEHGESVFLEISTVKHFEKRFPAITASLDKHQVPFRETKRIPVHPGAHFLMGGVRTDLNGKTSISGLYAIGEVAHTGVHGANRLASNSLLETLVFGEKVADYIESHPVKQRNQPVSVSKPKLLQSPHLPEKQKLQEKIGEALGITRTEEKLTEFLSWLESFDTANNSFEEAEISHMLIVAKIIATSAKKRTESLGAHRILKGVIK
- the nadC gene encoding carboxylating nicotinate-nucleotide diphosphorylase — protein: MNPLLINQAIQAFLVEDIGQHDLTADSIFGNDILGEGVFLAKETGVVCGVEIPGKTYQFLGGEIDYKPYKKDGDLVQAGDIIGVVTAPVRTLLSAERVILNLMQRMSGIATQTNFAIKQLDDPTIRICDTRKTAPGLRAFDKHAVQTGGGFNHRNGLYDGVMLKDNHIAFSGGITAAISSVRAKLGHMVKIEVETETAQQVTEAVQAGADIIMFDNRTPEEINQLVKLVPDHITTEASGNITLENIARFKGCGVNYISLGALTHSVNALDISFNSKGGIKS